In one window of Maniola hyperantus chromosome 18, iAphHyp1.2, whole genome shotgun sequence DNA:
- the LOC117990838 gene encoding dynein regulatory complex protein 9-like, producing the protein FIHSNLSFLHASLFATVLEDTIVEIHILAECNNELRIIKTLTDIGLLLALKYGVSQPELKDELDEIDHHKLHCNEYKLKKLDSDRKWPLLALTATYICLVRSKTFEALKASVDKVLNWDKYCIELFEDESKKRVNCRELKKQLRQQRNHIKSVIYDTDTIIDELRAKVEDTSLNAEIRSRYVENWQLARTEQHVKKIQDVEATPTSVIDYHKQRAYSEQRVHTEVELLCTIAINETLEKIEQWMDKYDKDMEELDLKIQFKKNDYQNMLDKRVNLEETIEKHDVAMKAWINFKDEREKARLYVQKMTNSSITIQAWWRGLLVRKQLGPYKVAKKKGEDKKKKK; encoded by the exons TTTATCCACAGTAATTTATCGTTTCTACATGCTTCGTTATTTGCCACGGTATTAGAAGATACTATCGTAGAAATTCACATTTTGG CTGAATGTAATAATGAATTGCGCATAATCAAGACATTGACTGACATTGGTTTGCTTTTGGCGCTAAAGTATGGTGTGTCACAGCCTGAATTGAAAGATGAACTGGATGAAATTGATCATCATAAGCTCCACTGTAACGAGTACAAATTAAAGAAACTTGATAGTGATAg AAAATGGCCATTGCTAGCACTAACGGCTACATATATATGTCTCGTAAGAAGCAAAACTTTCGAAGCGTTAAAAGCTTCCGTTGACAAAGTTTTGAATTGGGATAAATACTGCATTGAGCTTTTTGAAGATGAATCTAAGAAAAGAGT AAACTGTCGGGAACTAAAAAAACAATTGAGGCAACAGCGAAATCATATCAAATCTGTTATTTATGATACTGATACCATAATTGATGAACTCAGGGCAAAAGTTGAA GATACTAGCCTCAACGCAGAAATTCGTAGCCGGTACGTTGAAAACTGGCAACTTGCGCGCACCGAACAACACGTAAAGAAAATTCAAGATGTTGAAGCAACGCCAACAAGCGTGATTGATTATCATAAACAGAGAGCCTATAGCGAACAAAGAGTTCACACTGAAGTGGAATTATTATGCACTATAGCTATCAAC gaaACTCTAGAAAAAATAGAACAGTGGATGGACAAATATGATAAGGATATGGAagaattagatttaaaaatacaatttaagaAAAACGACTATCAAAATATGCTGGATAAACGAGTAAACTTAGAAGaaacg ATAGAGAAACATGATGTTGCAATGAAGGCATGGATAAATTTCAAAGATGAACGTGAAAAGGCACGTTTATATGTACAGAAAATGACGAACTCTTCAATCACCATTCAAGCTTGGTGGCGGGGTCTATTAGTGCGCAAACAACTTGGTCCGTACAAAGTGGCTAAGAAAAAGGGCGAAgacaagaagaagaaaaagtag
- the LOC117990839 gene encoding dynein regulatory complex protein 9-like, with product MSEMMVLLADKYGVERKSSGDTLDEIDPKNLNCMKYKLDKLQADRDFILRVLTKTYQNLCIERDFQYLADTVNGILQKYERQYKLAEEDQKNKTLRREATRQLRQLRNHVKSVTYDSNSEIETLRAKLEDVELKTWTRERYAEGWQRSRTEQNLQILYDKEKVPTQAILELKRRVELEQRVHAEIELLTTININETLGKVESWMAKYETDMESIDLRLQVIANDYESLQNKNQRLEETIKEHAESIKSWVEFKNEREAARKHCEKMHNSAIIIQAWWRGLLVRNQLGPYKPVKKKGGASKTGEKSKKK from the exons ATGTCAGAAATGATGGTGCTACTCGCTGACAAATATGGGGTCGAGAGGAAATCGAGTGGAGACACACTGGACGAAATAGACCCAAAGAACCTTAACTGCATGAAGTACAAGTTAGACAAACTTCAGGCAGACAG AGATTTTATATTACGAGTTCTAACCAAGACTTATCAAAACCTATGCATAGAAAGAGACTTCCAGTATTTGGCTGATACGGTGAATGGCATCCTTCAAAAATACGAGCGTCAATATAAACTCGCTGAGGAAGATCAAAAAAACAAAAC gCTGCGCCGAGAAGCAACCAGGCAGCTTCGCCAGCTAAGAAATCACGTTAAATCCGTCACCTACGACTCCAATAGTGAAATCGAGACCCTTCGGGCGAAGTTAGAA GATGTGGAGTTGAAAACTTGGACCCGCGAGCGCTACGCCGAAGGCTGGCAACGATCGCGCACCGAACAGAACCTGCAGATCCTATACGACAAGGAGAAAGTGCCAACGCAGGCCATCCTGGAGCTGAAGCGTAGAGTTGAGCTGGAGCAACGCGTCCACGCTGAAATTGAACTTCTTACTACCATCAATATAAAT GAAACTCTCGGAAAGGTAGAAAGTTGGATGGCGAAATATGAGACAGATATGGAAAGTATTGATTTGAGGTTACAAGTAATAGCGAATGATTACGAGAGCCTCCAAAACAAGAATCAGCGCCTAGAGGAAACG ATAAAAGAACATGCAGAATCGATAAAGAGTTGGGTTGAATTCAAAAATGAGCGAGAGGCAGCACGTAAGCATTGCGAGAAAATGCACAATTCTGCAATCATAATACAAGCTTGGTGGCGAGGTTTGCTTGTGAGGAACCAGTTAGGCCCGTACAAACCAGTTAAGAAGAAAGGAGGTGCATCCAAAACTGGTGAAAAATCCAAGAAGAAATAA